The DNA region GCCGATGGATTCGGCAACCCGCAGCACGTCTTCCATGACGTTGTTCACGCGGACGAAGAACACGACCTTGATATCGGCACGCATGTTGTCCTTACAGATCAGGCCGTTCTTGCCTGTTCGGTCGATCTCGATGCGTTTGACCGAGATGTCCATTGGGTCGGCTCGGTTGAGCAAAGGGATCACCAAGCCGCCATTGAAGATGACCTTGGTTTTTGGGAAGCCGGTGACTACCAATGCGGTGCCCTTTTCCACCTTGCGGTAGAACGACGTGAAAATGTAGAGCAGGGCGAATACGGAGGCCGCCGAGATGGCGATGGTGACCAGGAGCGCCGCGGTGCCGGTCAATCCCAGGAGGGCGAGGGTGGACAGAGTCATGGGTGTGTTTGTGTTTAGTTGGGTGGGTTCTGGATGGGGTGGACCGTGTACAGTCCGGATTGTTGGTCGTAGGAGACGACTTTGATCGTCTCGCCGCGTGGGATCTCGCCCTCGGGGCAAATGCAATTGATGCTGGCCGGTGCGCCTTCCTTGCGGGCGACTTCGGCTTGTCCGTAGGCGGCATCGACCTTGCGGCTGATGACGACACCGGTTTGTCCCAGGATGGGTTCGACGATTTCCGATTCTCTGAGTTTGCGGAAAAATGGAGCCAGCGGCCAGGTGATGAGTTTGGCGGCTGGGATTGCGATCAGAGACGAGATCCCCAGAATGATCCATCCTGTGCGGTTGTCTGCTTCGGGGTTGAAGAGATCGTTGCCAGTGATGGAGAAGAACCAAGTGCAAATGGCCAGGAACGTGGCGATGCCGGTCAATGGAACCGAACCGCCGTTGAGGAACTTAATGATCCCACTCAATGGACCCAGGCTGGCCAGGTTCGTGCCGCCGTCGGCATCCATGTCGATATCGACGTCCAGCGCATCCAAGCCCACCCCGAAGAACGAGACGATCCAGTAGAGCAGGATCATGCCCAGAAAGACCGAGATCGCCAGATTGTAGGGCTGTGAGAGATGGTGGAGGAACTCTTGCATGAACGTCGCGATTCGGGAACCAAAGCGTATAGGCTCCCATCTGTGTTAGGGCGACGTTTTCTTCACCGATATGCGTATTTTGTGCAAGGAAATTGAGGTGTTAGGCGGGAGTTGGAGGGGATTCGCGATGTTGTCCTGATGCGATCAAAAGAGGGAAGCGGGGCGGATGGTGCGGGCAAAGAATGAACATCTAGGCAAGACCTAAAGAGGGAGGCTGGTTAAAAGGTGATTAGTTGGTGTTATATTGTTGTATTGTTTGGGCATTTTTATGTTATGCCCGGATGTGTTCCGCTTTGTGTTCTCCGGGCGTGGGTGCGGGTGGGGCATTAGCGCTTCTTTGAGTTACTCTCCCGTCAGGATATGAATACACGGTTTTCCTTGTCTTGGTCCAAGTCACTGCTGGGTAGGTCTTTTTCTTACATTAATACAGCGGTGCTTTGTTGGTGTGTGGCTGGTGGTGCGGCTTGGGGGGCTGGTTCGGTTGTTGTTAATGAATTTCATTACAATTCGAAGGATAACTCGAGTCTTGAGGAGTTTGTGGAGTTGTACAATCCGGGGGATGCCGCTTACGACTTGAGTGGGCATCGGCTGGATGATGCGGTGTTTTATGAGTTTCCTGAGGGGACGGTTTTGCCGGCGGGCGGGTATTTGGTGGTGGCGCAACAGCCGCAAGTTCTGGAGGCAAAGTATGGAATTACCGGCGTTCTCGGGCCGTGGTCGGGCAAGCTTTCTTCGGGCGGAGAGGAGATCGAGGTTCGTAACGCGCTGGATACCAAAGTGGACAGTGTGAAGTATCGGGCGGGCTTTCCATGGCCGACGATGGCCGATGGCGCTGGCCCGTCCGCGGAGTTGATCCATCCGTTGCTGGACAACGGCTTGGGTTCGTCGTGGCGCTCCAGTGTGCCCGGGGAGGAAGTCGCGTACCTGCCTGGAATGGCGTCAGGATGGCGTTATTTCAGGGGGATTGATCAGGCTCCAAGTGCGGGTTCGCAGTGGAGGGATCCATTATTTGACGATAGTTCGTGGGAAATTGGGCAGGCTGGATTCGGCTATGGGTACGATACTGGTAACAACACCTCTCTGGAGGATATGTACCAGAGTTATACATCAGTCTATTTGCGACGATCGTTTACGATTGATGGTGGTTCTGTGCCGACGTCGATGAAGTTGCGTATGCGTGTGGATGACGGGTGTGTGGTGTGGATCAATGGTCAGGAAGTGGCGCGCTTTCACGTGCCCGATGGCGAGCTGGGGTATGATTCTGCGGCGATCAACCATGAACGCGAGGAGGAGGAGATTACCCTTCTTGGTACGGACTCGTATCTGGTGGCGGGAACCAACGTGGTGGCGGTACACGCACTCAATACCCGGGTCGGTAGTAGTGACATGGCGTTTGATATGTCGCTGAGTTCGACTGGTGCGGAAGAATTTCCAGCTAGTCCTGGGGCGGCGAACCGGACAAGCATCGCGCTCGCGGATGCGCCGCCATCGGTGACATCTGTGAGTCATGCACCGGCCAGTCCGACGACAGGTGAGCCGGTGGAGATTGCGGCGGCGATTTCAGATGAGGATGGGATGGGCGCGGTGCGTCTTGAATGGCAGCAGGTGGATCCTGGGAGTTATATCCGTCTGACCGACGCTGCATACGAGACATCCTGGCAAAGTGTTCCGATGACTGACGGCGGGGATGGGGTTTACCGTGCGAGCTTACCGGGGGAACTGCAGACCCATCGGCGACTGATGCGTTACAGGATTGTGGCGACCGATGCGCTGGGTAACGAACAACGGTTTCCTTACGAGGACGACGAGCAGCCAAACTTTGCGTACTTCGTTTATGATGGGGTTCCTGAGTGGACCGGTGCGCTTCGGCCTACGGCGTATGCGGGAGCGGACGCGACGGAGGCGGTCACTTATGGTGTGGATGTGATGGCGTCCATGCCGGCGATTCATTTGATAGCGGACTCAGGGGATGTGACCAATTCCCAGTATAATGCGAGTTTCCACAAGGTGAGGTTCCGCGGAACCCTGATCCAAAAGGGTGTGGTTTATGATCACGTTGAGTTCCGTAACCGAGGTCAGGCTTCCACGTATGTGAGTGGCAAAAACAAGTGGAAGATCTACTTCAATCGGGCCCGGGATTATCAGGCATATGATAACTACGGTCGGCCATATCGTGAAACTTGGAATGAGTTGCCAATCAATGCCAATGCGAGCCCATGGGCGGCAATCAACCGTGGGTCGGCCGGAGTGGAAGAAACCTCAAGCCACCGTCTTTATGCGCTGGGCGGCATGGCTGCGCTCAACACCCAGTACTTCCAGTTTCGCGTGATTGACGATGTGTCCGAGCAGGGTGCCGATCAATACAGTGGTGACCTGTGGGGATTGTATATGGGGTTTGAGCCGACCGAGGGGAACTTTATCGATGAGCATGACCTGCAGGATGGGAACCTATATTCCATTGAGGGGAACGAAGGCGACAAAGAGCGGCAGGGGCCTCCGCCAGCTACTGCGGACGACTCTGATTGGGTCGCGTTCCGCGATGGGTTGGCGCAAAGTGGCCAAACAGAGCAGTGGTACCGTGATCACGTGGATCTCGACATATTGTACACGTTCCTTGCGATCAACCGGCTGATTGGCAATGTGGATGTGCGTCCTGGTGATAACTATCGTTTCTATCACCGGCCGAGTGACGGGCGGTGGGTGATCATCGCGTACGATTTGGACATGATGTACATTCCGGCCCACCACTGGGGCGGGACGATGGACGGAGTGGTGGTGGCTGGAGCTCCCAATGTGTTCCGGGCGATCATGAGGCATCCGGAGATTGCGCGGGAATACCGCAACCGTTGCCGTGAGATCCTTTCGTTGGTGGGATCTGATAGTGGCGCGGCAGGAGGGCAGATTGGGCAGTTGATTGCAGAGTATGCGTCGTTTGTGAACCCGGTGGGGCAGGAGAAAACGTGGGCCGACATTGATGCTGCAATGTGGAACCTTCATCCGAGAACCGAGGGTAACGGGGCGAACTCCGGGCAAAGCAGTCACAAGGGGAACTTCTACCGTGCGGTTTACCACGATAGCCGTGGTGGTCTGGGGGGAACCTTGTCGAGTGCCTGGACCCGCACTCTGGTGGATGCGGACAGCGATGGGTTTTCCGACCATGAAGGCATGATGCGTTACTTTGTCGAATACTCGACCAATGCGTGGGACGGTGGGTTCTGGTCCAGACTGGCGGTGAACGGCGTCGATCCTGATCCTGACCGTCAGCTAGGTTATGGGTACCAATATCTTCAGTTTGAGGCGAACTATGGAGGGTGGGGCGACGCGAACAACAATCCGGGAGAGGAGGCTCTGCATGATGATTTTCCGCAGAAGCCGACCATCAGTGCGCTGAACCCAAGTTTCCCAGTGGACGATCTGGCATTCCGTTGCTCCGCCTTTGCGGATCCGGATGGCGCGCAGACGCATGCGGCGACTCAGTGGAGGATTGCGCAAATCAGTGCGCCTGGTGTGCCGGGCTTTGTGGCGGGTGAGCCATGGAAATACGAGCTGGATGCGACCTGGACGTCGCCGGAGATCGCAGCGGGAACGAGTGAGTTCAAGTTTCCACTGGGCCTGGCATCGGCGGGGAACCGCTACCGCGTGCGTGTCCGGCATCAAGACAACTCGGGCAATTGGTCGTACTGGTCCGAGCCGATTACTTTCGATGCGGTGGCGGCGGCGCCTTACACGCTGCTGCACTACTGGAACTTCAACAACTCGGACGAGGCTCCGGCATTCTCCATGCTCGGAGGATCGGAGTCGGCGGCGGGGGCTGTGGTGTACGATGACGGCGGGGACTTCGCTGCATTGAATGCGCGCAATGGCGACTCTGCTGGTATGCATCAGCGGGTGAATAGTCCGCTGACCCCAGGCACGGAGCTGCGCTTTGACCTCCCAACGCGAGGCTTCGGGGATGTTCTGATCCAATATGAGGCGCGCCGATCCGGCTCGGGAGCTGGCATTCAACTCGTTGATTATACGGTGGATGGCGGGGAGTCGTGGCAACGTCACTCTGAGGTATCAGTTGCGGATATTGATGGTGAGGCGGTGCCGGTGATCCCTCTGGATTTCAGTAGAACTCCAGGGGCGGTGGACAATCCGCGGTTTGGGATCCGCATCACGTTTTTGCAGGGCAGTGGCGGTACTGCGGGTAACAACCGCTTTGACAACCTGACAGTGGAAGG from Sulfuriroseicoccus oceanibius includes:
- a CDS encoding OB-fold-containig protein, producing the protein MQEFLHHLSQPYNLAISVFLGMILLYWIVSFFGVGLDALDVDIDMDADGGTNLASLGPLSGIIKFLNGGSVPLTGIATFLAICTWFFSITGNDLFNPEADNRTGWIILGISSLIAIPAAKLITWPLAPFFRKLRESEIVEPILGQTGVVISRKVDAAYGQAEVARKEGAPASINCICPEGEIPRGETIKVVSYDQQSGLYTVHPIQNPPN
- a CDS encoding lamin tail domain-containing protein, with translation MNTRFSLSWSKSLLGRSFSYINTAVLCWCVAGGAAWGAGSVVVNEFHYNSKDNSSLEEFVELYNPGDAAYDLSGHRLDDAVFYEFPEGTVLPAGGYLVVAQQPQVLEAKYGITGVLGPWSGKLSSGGEEIEVRNALDTKVDSVKYRAGFPWPTMADGAGPSAELIHPLLDNGLGSSWRSSVPGEEVAYLPGMASGWRYFRGIDQAPSAGSQWRDPLFDDSSWEIGQAGFGYGYDTGNNTSLEDMYQSYTSVYLRRSFTIDGGSVPTSMKLRMRVDDGCVVWINGQEVARFHVPDGELGYDSAAINHEREEEEITLLGTDSYLVAGTNVVAVHALNTRVGSSDMAFDMSLSSTGAEEFPASPGAANRTSIALADAPPSVTSVSHAPASPTTGEPVEIAAAISDEDGMGAVRLEWQQVDPGSYIRLTDAAYETSWQSVPMTDGGDGVYRASLPGELQTHRRLMRYRIVATDALGNEQRFPYEDDEQPNFAYFVYDGVPEWTGALRPTAYAGADATEAVTYGVDVMASMPAIHLIADSGDVTNSQYNASFHKVRFRGTLIQKGVVYDHVEFRNRGQASTYVSGKNKWKIYFNRARDYQAYDNYGRPYRETWNELPINANASPWAAINRGSAGVEETSSHRLYALGGMAALNTQYFQFRVIDDVSEQGADQYSGDLWGLYMGFEPTEGNFIDEHDLQDGNLYSIEGNEGDKERQGPPPATADDSDWVAFRDGLAQSGQTEQWYRDHVDLDILYTFLAINRLIGNVDVRPGDNYRFYHRPSDGRWVIIAYDLDMMYIPAHHWGGTMDGVVVAGAPNVFRAIMRHPEIAREYRNRCREILSLVGSDSGAAGGQIGQLIAEYASFVNPVGQEKTWADIDAAMWNLHPRTEGNGANSGQSSHKGNFYRAVYHDSRGGLGGTLSSAWTRTLVDADSDGFSDHEGMMRYFVEYSTNAWDGGFWSRLAVNGVDPDPDRQLGYGYQYLQFEANYGGWGDANNNPGEEALHDDFPQKPTISALNPSFPVDDLAFRCSAFADPDGAQTHAATQWRIAQISAPGVPGFVAGEPWKYELDATWTSPEIAAGTSEFKFPLGLASAGNRYRVRVRHQDNSGNWSYWSEPITFDAVAAAPYTLLHYWNFNNSDEAPAFSMLGGSESAAGAVVYDDGGDFAALNARNGDSAGMHQRVNSPLTPGTELRFDLPTRGFGDVLIQYEARRSGSGAGIQLVDYTVDGGESWQRHSEVSVADIDGEAVPVIPLDFSRTPGAVDNPRFGIRITFLQGSGGTAGNNRFDNLTVEGRPVVPDFEAWRSRQFSVDELEDESISGGDADPTGAGMTNLMRHAAGLGRDDAVTDDNGYSLIQRIDPDDAPVYRFRYNPAATDLRWKVEAGAVPGSWTHVLFDSELTPAPTMKDGWVEIVLPDSLDGGSVRDPRMFVRLQILSTP